The nucleotide window AATACACTCAACGCCTTTTAGTGGCTTATCGACATACATAGCAACAAGCTTAGGTTGGTCAAAGCCTGTCTGGAATTTATTCGCAACCAACATCACTTGATAATCTGACGTATCAAATGCTTTTCGCATATCACGACCACGCAAATTCGGGTTCATGTTATTTTCTGTAAACGTCTGATCGGGTAATTCAGGATCATTCACATCACCAGAAAACGCCACCATCGCATTGACATTGTTATAGCCCTTACTTTGCACGTATTTTTCAAACGCCAGCTTATAGCGCACTGCTTCTAATCGGCTTGAAGTAACGACCATAGCCTTAGCTTCACCGCCTAACAGGTGTTTCACCTTACTATTGAAGTGTTCAATAATCACTTCAACTTTTTGAGCAATATTGTAAGGGTGCAAGCGAACCCACTTCGCCATTTTTGAAGCAGCTTTTTTACTATCAACTTCTTGGTCTGACGTTGGGTTTTCGTGTGCCAGTTGATAAGCGACACGATAACTGGTGTAGTTTTGTAGAACGTCTAAAATAAACCCTTCTTCAATTGCTTGACGCATAGAGTAAACGTGGAACGCTGAGGGCTTATTTGTATCACTAACAGGCTCAGATAAATCAGGTCTACGACCAAACAACTCTAAAGTTTTTGCCTTCGGTGTAGCGGTAAAAGCAAAGTAGCTGAGTTTGTTTGACCCTTTACGAGCTTCCAACGACAAACGCAGCATATCTTCACTGTCTAATTCAGCATCGTCTTCAAGTTCTTCTGCCATTAACACTTCACGCAATTTACGAGCGTTAGAGCTACTTTGTCCAGAGTGAGCTTCATCAGCAATAACAGCAAAACTACGACCCGCTAACGTTGCGTCTTCACGTATCGCTTCTAAGACGTGTGGAAAGGTTTGAATGGTCACAATAATGATGGATGTACCAGCCTTTAACTCTCCTGCTAATTGACTCGATTTAGAGCCTTGCGCTGCTTCACGATTAACACGAGCAATCATTCCTTCGTTATGATCGAACTGATAAATCGTATCTTGCAACTGACTATCAAGAACGGTTCTATCTGTGATAACGATAACGGAGTCAAAAACCTTATCACCAGCTTGTTTATCAAGCTCTGGATGTTCAGTGTAATAGTGTTTTGAAGCAAGTTGGTGTGAAAGCCAAGCAATAGAATTAGATTTACCTGATCCAGCACTGTGTTGAACCAGATACTTCTCACCCGTACCTTCCAGATCGACTGTGTTAATCAGTTTAGACACGACCGCCCATTGGTGATAGCGAGGGAAAATCATCGTTTCTTTGACTTTAATTGTCCCGTCTAACTCTTCAATCTCTTTACGTTCTAAATGAATGTAACGGCTTAAAATAAGCAGTAGATTGTCTTTCTGGAAAATCTCATTCCAAAGATAAGAAGTCGCATAAGAATCATCTTCTGGAATGTCATTGCCTTTGCCACCGTCCCACGTTCCTTGATCAAATGGTAGGAAGAATGTCTTTTCCCCCATCAAAAAAGTCGTCATAGCAACGTTGTACTGACTAACAGCAAAGTGAACCAATGCACCACGCTTAAAGGTTAATAATGGCTCTGCTTTCTTTGTGGCTGGATCTTTGGGCTGCCTGTCCTTCATGTATTGGACTTTGGCATTATCAATCGATTGTTTAAACTCTGATTTAAGTTCACAGGTAGCAACAGGAATACCATTCACGAACAGAGTTAAATCGATACGTCCGTCATAGCCGTTAGGCGAATAAATCAGCTCTGGCACAACACGTAAGATATTTTTCTGATATTGAGCCGTAGCATCAGGATTTAAGTCGTGATCAGGCTTGAATGTACAGAAGCGAAACTTAGCCCCACGATCCTTAACTTGATTACGCAATACCCACAACGTGCCTTTACTCTTTAAATCACGATCTAACGCTTTGAACATAGCATCACGAGTAGCGGTCGGATTACGGTCTGTATTTGGGGAGTGTTGCGCTAACTTTTCCCACTGCGTAGGTTGAGTGTTCCGAATGAATGCCTCAGCATCTTCTGTATAAAGAGCCAACTCACGATTGTATTTGTTCGATTGACCTAACAGCCAGCCGTTTGACTGCATTTGGTCAAGAATATCGTTTTGGAATTGAAGCTCTCTTGTTGTTTTTTCTTTACTCATTACCTAACCACTTTTCTGGTATAACTGGTTTAATTAAACCAGTTAAGAGTTGAGATATGTTTTAATATTCTGACTAAATGATTACTTAGTGGATAGCTTGCAATTGCACAAACACCAAGCATATAAGGCGTTACAATATCGAGGTTTTCTCGATATTGAGAAAAAGACGCTATTAATTCTTTGCACTCTAAGGCAAGAACCTTCAAGTAAGTTCTTAAACCAAACTGAGAGTAAATGTTGATATGCAAGGTTGTGTAATAGTGTTCATATTGAGTTCTGATATCCACTGTATGAGCTATATACCTGCGAAAGAACATCTTCCTCACATAGTTAGTGTTCCAACTTAAATCGTGAGGAAATCGGTCAAAATACTCTTCTGGTAGAGATTCAATTAAAATCCCTTTTTTATGTTCATAATCAGGTCCTACTTGCCTATCAAAAAAATCAAGGCTTAATAGCCTCGTTGACCATATACCGAAAAGTTGATCGTGATAAGGCTTTGCATAGTTGTGATATCTAATGATAAGAAAAGCAATCGATATACATAGAAATGCCCCTAAACCACTTTGATTAGTGAATGTAATTTTAAAGATGAATGTATTCGCTTCTTCAAGCTTTGCGCCAGTAAACGACAGAGCCAGAAGAGTTAGGGAAGCTAACGTTAGTAGCTTCCTCTTTGCCTTTAACCCTTCATCTGAATCTATGTTAGCGATTAACTCGTTTCTATCAGACATTAGTCTTACTTAGACTCCCAATCACGCACATCAATCTTTCCTGTTACTGCTGCTGAGATAAGGGCTACTTTGCGTTCTTTGAGTATTGTTACTTGCTTATCCGCTAAATAAGTAAGCTGTTCAATTCTTTCTTCTAAGTAATCAAGGAATTGTAAGATACTCTTTAGTTCTTCTTTTGGTGGAACTGGAATACTAACTCTTAAAAAACCTGGCTTTGGAATCCGCTTCCTCAAGCCTCTGTATAATGGTTTAAGGAGCTTTCTATCGTCCATAGCTTTGTAAAAATATTCTAAAAATCTTGCCATATTTGGGTTTGAACATTCGAATACAGTGTAGTCACCACTAATCATTCCAAGGTGATGAGATAGACCTACAGTTCGAGGAGTTTCCTCAACGTCAAATAGACAAAATACAAGATCGCCTTTTCTAACTTCCTGTGTCCTATCTAAGTGATCCGATTGTTTGCCTTCTCCACTTGATATGTTACGAACTAACACTCCTTTTTTTGTTAAAGATAGAAGCTGGTAATTTCGATAATTTTGACCAACTAAAACTCGCCTCATAGACATTACACTTCGATTGGGGACTTGTGACCAATGCTCTGGGGCTAAAGGAGTCCAACTAATTCCTGTTTCAACAAAACTAACGTCAGCGGTTAGACCTTTTGTTACGGTATGATAACGATTAGCAAGGAGTTTTTCTTTTAACAGCTCAATCAACTTTTCTTGTTTCGTGATTAAGGTGTCGATCTTGGCGGTTTCGTGATCGAGGAAGTTGGCGATTTTTTGTTGTTCATTTTGTGGGAATGAAGGAACCTTAATTTGTACTAAATCAGAAGCATTAATCGCTGGATAACTAACACCAACAGAACGAGCAACGACTTCTTTAATAAACCCTTTTGCTCGTAAACAATATGACGCAAAGCCCTTATCAAGCAAATGCTTTGGGCGAATAACTGCAAAGCCAGTAGATACAATCATGTTTTCTGGTGGGTTAGTTATTGGAGCGATAGCTTCAAGGTACGTTCTTACAGTTGATACAATTACATCACCATCACGAACAATTCTTCTTGCTCTTGACGGCGATTTTCCAAATATCACTTTTTCTGTCTTAGTAATTCCATTAACAGCCGAGACACTACCAATATCTACATACTCAATTTCATAATTAGCATCAGTTGATTCGTTTATCACTTCATCATTACATGAACAAATAAACTTCAATGGTTTTGAAGACCAATGCGTAGGAATTACACCTAACCAATCAACCCCAGACTCATTATACTCAGGGTATGCTTTATAACGACCTGTCATTATGAATGCACCTCGTTAAGTAGCTGCATAATCTCAGCCGATACCGCATCTAAATCTGCATCAATGGCTTCTAAGGCTCTTGGTAGCTCATAGACATAGAAATGACGGTTGAATGGGATTTCATAACCAACCACACCCACTTCACCGTCCAGTTCATCGGTTTTTTTAGTATCAACCCAAGCGTCAGGAACGTGCGGTAATACTTCACGAGCAAAGTAATCTTCAACGGTTTCCGTTAGTGGCACGTTTTCGTTATCACGTAAATCTGGGTTCGCTTCAATCTTACCTTTAACCTTACACACTTCTGCTTCATCATCGTGCTCACCTAAGTGCTTCACGATTAGCTTTTGCTGTGCTGCAGTAAGCTTTGAGCCGTTCAAATTAACGGTAAAGTCTTTTAAGAATGTATCACGAGATAACAGCTTCTCTTCTGTGAATAAAGCAAGGGCTTCTAATACGGCTTGTTGAAGTGCTTCACCCAATTTTGTCCACGCTTTATCCGCTTTAAGCGCTTCAATTCTCAATTCGTCTTTCGGGTAAATCGCAAGTTTAAGAGGACGTTCTACTGTAATTCTTCGGTAACCAAATTCTTTATAATCAAAAATCTTACTAAACGTATTTTCGGCAAATTGACCGTAGGTTTTTACAATCGTATCAATGCTCTCTTCGGTCAGCTCTTTACGCTTACTGCCTAACGATTTACGCATCGCAGAGTAAAATACGTCTTGATCATTCCCTTCAACTTCACCACCACCACTTCGACCACGACCGCCTTTTTTAGCACGTTCTTTTGAAGCATTGATTAGCTGAACTTTACCTTTACGATTAGCTGGCTTTTGGCTTGATAAGACCCACACATAAGTTGCAATACCAGTGTTGTAAAACATATCAGTTGGTAGAGCGACAATTGCTTCAAGCAAGTCATTTTCAAGAATGTAGCGTCTAATTTCACTTTCACCGCTACCTGCCCCACCTGTAAACAGTGGTGAGCCGTTCAAGATAATACCGATACGTGAACCACCTTCATGCTGAGGACGCATTTTGCTAACAAGGTGCATTAAGAAGAGTAACGAACCGTCAGATACTCGTGGTAAACCTGCACCAAAACGACCTTCAAATCCTTTATCTGTATGCTCATCGCTAATGAACTTTTGAATCTTCTTCCAATCCACACCAAACGGAGGGTTCGATAACATGTAATCAAACTTATCAGTGCGGAGTTGGTCATTAGACAAGGTATTACCCAGCTTAATGTTATCGACCTTCTGACCTTTGATTAGCATATCCGCTTTACAGATTGCGTATGACTCAGGGTTTAGCTCTTGACCAAAAGCCGATAAAGAAGCTTGATCATTCAATTCGTGTAGATATTCCATACCTGATGATAAGAAACCACCTGTACCAGCCGTAGGATCGTAAATTGAACGCACTAAGCCTGCTTGTGTAAGTGCTGCATCATCGTTCGTAAAAACTAATGACGTAGTTAGACGGACAATATCTCTTGGCGTGAAGTGCTCACCAGCCGTTTCATTTGAACTTTCAGCAAAGCGTCTGATCAATTCTTCAAACACCAAACCCATTCCGTAGTTGCTTATCTGTTCTGGTGATAATGGCGCATTCGCAAACTGTTTTGATACTTTGTAAAGGAGATCCGCTTCTTCCAATTTATCAATTGTATTGAAAAAATCGAAATGCTCAAAAATCTCACGAGCGTTAGGACTGAATGACTGAATATAACTTTCAAGGTTACTGGCAACGTTCGTTTCACCGAGACGACTCAGATCCATTTTTGAAGTGTTGTAAAAGCTCAGTTTTGCCGAGTGAGTCAAGATCTTGTCTTGCGCTTCAAAAGGCATTGCTTTCACTGCTTCATACTTGTCTAAAACATCAGATTTAGTCTCTTCAATCACGCACTCTAAACGTCTAAGAAGAGTGAAAGGTAAGATAATACGACCGTATTGAGACTGTTTGAAATCGCCACGCAGAAGGTCTGCCACTGACCACAGCAGCGCTGCCGTTGAAGAAAAGTTATTGTTCGTCATTATTATTCAGCTTTTTTCATAAAAAAATTGACCGAATCGTATCATATTTCGTTAAAAAATTACATGGGACAGTGTAAGTTGAGATGTGAGCAACACTCTGAATCATAGACAATTATGACTTAATCAATGCGGCTGCTACAATAGGATATAAATTGATAAAAACCACGCTGAACAAGGCACAATGAAAGATACTTCTTACCACCAACTTCTACAATCAACATTCGAAAACGCACTTCTACACCTTTATTTCAAGATAAATACTTCAAAGGTCTTTATAAAAGAAGAGCAGCGTAACAAAATCATCATCGACTTTTTAAAGCCGAAAGTGAAACTGGCTCAATACAGCAGTATCAAAAAAAAGCTCAAAACGGTTTGTTTAATGAAGAACAAGCTTGGTTCGATAGAGAAACACTTAGATAGCATTGTCAGTCAATATGTTTCGGTAGAGACTAACAATGATGTCGGTAAGCTTTACAGCGTGTTAGAGAGCTTTGAAAGCACTGGATTAGAAACAAAGCTAATCGAAGAGACACCGAAGACGGAATCTGATGTTGTGTATCTCGATAGG belongs to Vibrio splendidus and includes:
- a CDS encoding type I restriction endonuclease subunit R translates to MSKEKTTRELQFQNDILDQMQSNGWLLGQSNKYNRELALYTEDAEAFIRNTQPTQWEKLAQHSPNTDRNPTATRDAMFKALDRDLKSKGTLWVLRNQVKDRGAKFRFCTFKPDHDLNPDATAQYQKNILRVVPELIYSPNGYDGRIDLTLFVNGIPVATCELKSEFKQSIDNAKVQYMKDRQPKDPATKKAEPLLTFKRGALVHFAVSQYNVAMTTFLMGEKTFFLPFDQGTWDGGKGNDIPEDDSYATSYLWNEIFQKDNLLLILSRYIHLERKEIEELDGTIKVKETMIFPRYHQWAVVSKLINTVDLEGTGEKYLVQHSAGSGKSNSIAWLSHQLASKHYYTEHPELDKQAGDKVFDSVIVITDRTVLDSQLQDTIYQFDHNEGMIARVNREAAQGSKSSQLAGELKAGTSIIIVTIQTFPHVLEAIREDATLAGRSFAVIADEAHSGQSSSNARKLREVLMAEELEDDAELDSEDMLRLSLEARKGSNKLSYFAFTATPKAKTLELFGRRPDLSEPVSDTNKPSAFHVYSMRQAIEEGFILDVLQNYTSYRVAYQLAHENPTSDQEVDSKKAASKMAKWVRLHPYNIAQKVEVIIEHFNSKVKHLLGGEAKAMVVTSSRLEAVRYKLAFEKYVQSKGYNNVNAMVAFSGDVNDPELPDQTFTENNMNPNLRGRDMRKAFDTSDYQVMLVANKFQTGFDQPKLVAMYVDKPLKGVECIQTLSRLNRTCKGKDRTFVLDFVNEPDDILEEFKVYFQTAELAGVSDPHIVYELMDKLNKVGIYQWFEVETFVEAYNSKKAKQAKLANLCKAPVTRFELRYKEATHVLESAQADLSKAKIEKNDKAIKFAQNSVKNAKEARDILEVFKKDLVSFVRYYEFISQIVDFSDFDLEKLALFAKHLAPLLRLELVQEDVDLADVVMTHYRLHEQREADLQLGHKVGEDSTPYLPATKEGSGATPKDPKTELLNEIIERMNDLFIEDGLTESDMLNYANTIMGKVSENNVVMDQLRNNTKEQAMLGQFPESINEAVIESMGVHEQMAMKVLSNDAVAKNFAGLMFDMLMKGLGKDNQQGA
- a CDS encoding restriction endonuclease subunit S — encoded protein: MTGRYKAYPEYNESGVDWLGVIPTHWSSKPLKFICSCNDEVINESTDANYEIEYVDIGSVSAVNGITKTEKVIFGKSPSRARRIVRDGDVIVSTVRTYLEAIAPITNPPENMIVSTGFAVIRPKHLLDKGFASYCLRAKGFIKEVVARSVGVSYPAINASDLVQIKVPSFPQNEQQKIANFLDHETAKIDTLITKQEKLIELLKEKLLANRYHTVTKGLTADVSFVETGISWTPLAPEHWSQVPNRSVMSMRRVLVGQNYRNYQLLSLTKKGVLVRNISSGEGKQSDHLDRTQEVRKGDLVFCLFDVEETPRTVGLSHHLGMISGDYTVFECSNPNMARFLEYFYKAMDDRKLLKPLYRGLRKRIPKPGFLRVSIPVPPKEELKSILQFLDYLEERIEQLTYLADKQVTILKERKVALISAAVTGKIDVRDWESK
- a CDS encoding type I restriction-modification system subunit M; the protein is MTNNNFSSTAALLWSVADLLRGDFKQSQYGRIILPFTLLRRLECVIEETKSDVLDKYEAVKAMPFEAQDKILTHSAKLSFYNTSKMDLSRLGETNVASNLESYIQSFSPNAREIFEHFDFFNTIDKLEEADLLYKVSKQFANAPLSPEQISNYGMGLVFEELIRRFAESSNETAGEHFTPRDIVRLTTSLVFTNDDAALTQAGLVRSIYDPTAGTGGFLSSGMEYLHELNDQASLSAFGQELNPESYAICKADMLIKGQKVDNIKLGNTLSNDQLRTDKFDYMLSNPPFGVDWKKIQKFISDEHTDKGFEGRFGAGLPRVSDGSLLFLMHLVSKMRPQHEGGSRIGIILNGSPLFTGGAGSGESEIRRYILENDLLEAIVALPTDMFYNTGIATYVWVLSSQKPANRKGKVQLINASKERAKKGGRGRSGGGEVEGNDQDVFYSAMRKSLGSKRKELTEESIDTIVKTYGQFAENTFSKIFDYKEFGYRRITVERPLKLAIYPKDELRIEALKADKAWTKLGEALQQAVLEALALFTEEKLLSRDTFLKDFTVNLNGSKLTAAQQKLIVKHLGEHDDEAEVCKVKGKIEANPDLRDNENVPLTETVEDYFAREVLPHVPDAWVDTKKTDELDGEVGVVGYEIPFNRHFYVYELPRALEAIDADLDAVSAEIMQLLNEVHS
- a CDS encoding DUF2913 family protein, translated to MKDTSYHQLLQSTFENALLHLYFKINTSKVFIKEEQRNKIIIDFLKPKVKLAQYSSIKKKLKTVCLMKNKLGSIEKHLDSIVSQYVSVETNNDVGKLYSVLESFESTGLETKLIEETPKTESDVVYLDRSHIEHCFSDDNRQVRPISLFIKTEDLSKFLKCLTEQNFFQFESSQSNEELKTYHYQLQAIN